From Synechococcus sp. A10-1-5-1, a single genomic window includes:
- the ccsB gene encoding c-type cytochrome biogenesis protein CcsB, whose product MHIFDLVSGFVTDPVLALGLSAFALLLLALPLSFWSVSGAGQGSTVVRLLVATANLALTAQLVLRWWQSGHFPISNLYESLCFLAWACTLTQLLVERTYRSPLVAASATPMGLGCVAFASFALPDQLQQAAPLVPALRSSWLVMHVSVIMVSYAALLVGSLLSMAVLFTDRGQALELRSSSIGSGGFRQARLAADGAPADLSLSSASLSLSEQLDSLSYRTITVGFLLLSVGIVSGAVWANEAWGSWWSWDPKETWALICWLVYAAYLHTRLSRGWQGRRPALVAVAGFVVICVCYIGVNLLGIGLHSYGWFF is encoded by the coding sequence GTGCACATCTTTGATCTCGTCAGCGGTTTCGTGACCGATCCGGTTCTTGCGCTTGGCCTTTCAGCCTTCGCGCTGCTGCTCCTGGCCCTTCCCCTGTCGTTCTGGAGCGTGAGTGGTGCCGGTCAAGGCAGCACCGTTGTTCGTCTTCTGGTGGCGACGGCCAATTTGGCGTTGACCGCCCAGTTGGTCTTGCGCTGGTGGCAGTCGGGTCACTTCCCGATCAGCAATCTTTACGAATCGCTCTGCTTCCTGGCTTGGGCCTGCACCCTGACTCAATTGCTGGTGGAGCGCACCTACCGCTCCCCCCTGGTGGCGGCATCCGCCACGCCGATGGGTCTGGGCTGCGTGGCCTTCGCCTCCTTTGCCCTGCCTGATCAACTGCAACAAGCGGCACCACTGGTCCCCGCCTTGCGCTCCAGTTGGTTGGTCATGCACGTCAGCGTGATCATGGTCAGCTATGCCGCCTTGCTGGTCGGATCCCTGCTGTCGATGGCGGTTCTCTTCACAGATCGCGGCCAAGCCTTGGAACTGCGCAGTAGTTCCATTGGCAGCGGTGGTTTTCGCCAAGCGCGGCTGGCCGCTGATGGAGCACCCGCCGACCTCTCCTTGAGCAGTGCGTCCCTGTCATTGAGCGAGCAGCTCGACAGCCTCAGCTACCGCACCATCACCGTCGGTTTCTTGTTGCTGTCCGTTGGCATCGTCAGCGGTGCGGTCTGGGCCAATGAGGCCTGGGGAAGCTGGTGGAGTTGGGATCCCAAGGAAACTTGGGCCTTGATTTGTTGGCTGGTGTACGCCGCTTATTTGCACACCCGCCTGAGCCGTGGCTGGCAAGGACGTCGCCCTGCACTGGTTGCTGTGGCTGGATTTGTTGTGATCTGCGTCTGCTACATCGGTGTCAACTTGCTGGGCATTGGTTTGCACAGCTATGGCTGGTTTTTTTAG